In Elusimicrobiales bacterium, the DNA window AAAATCCGCCACCGTTATGAACCTGCGGGACGGGGTGTAGGGTTTGAATGTCTTGTTGGGCATAAAATTTCCTCTTTAGGCCGCCGGGGTGGTGTCTATCTTCTGGCCCTGGGCCAGCGTTACCACGGCTTTTTTCCAGTCCGGCCTGCGGCCCGCAAACCGCCCCATCCGGTGTATCTTCCCGCCGACGATGGAGGTGTGGACCTTGGTAACCTTCACCTTGAACATTTTTTCCACCGCGGCGCGGATTTCGGTTTTGGTGGCGCTTTTGTCCACCGCGAAGCTGTAGCGGTTTTCCTTGTCGCGCAACTCAAGGCTTTTTTCGGTCTGAAGCGGCCTTTTCAGAATGGTGTAAATGTCGCCGTTCATTTGGCCTCCTTGCCGGACCACAGGCCGCTGAGGCTTTCCAGCGCGTCCCTGGTGATGATGATTTTGCCGCTGTTAAGCACGGCGTAAGCGTTAAGCTCCGCCGGGCGGCAGTTGGAAAGCCCCGCAAGGTTGCGCGCCGCTTTCTCAACATTCGCGCTGGAGCGCATGGTAACCAGCAGCGGCTTGCGGCCCGCGCCCAGGGCGCGCAGCACGGCTGCAAGCTCCTGGGTTTTGGGCTCGGGGATGTCAAATTTGTCCACCACCACAAGCCCGCCCTCGGCGAACTTGGCCGACAGCGACTGCGCCAGCGCCAGCCGCCGCTTGCCAAGCGGAAATTCCCGCCGGAAGGAGCGCGGCTGCGGCCCGAACACCACGCCGCCCTTGCGCCAGATGGGCGAGCGGGTGCTGCCGTGCCGCGCACGGCCCGTATGCTTCTGTTTCCACGGCTTCCTGCCGCCGCCGGAAACTTCGGACCTGCGTTTGGCGTGCGCGGTTCCCTCGCGCTGGTTGGCCAGATAGGAGGTAACAGCCTCGTATAGGAAATGCGCGTCCGGCTTATGGCCGAACAGCGTTTCCGAAAGCGGGCAGCTGCCCACCTTTTCGCCTTTGATGTTGACTAAAGTCGTTTCCATGTCATCCTCGGAAAGCTATTTCTTGGCCGCGGGCTTGGCCGCGCCTTTTTTGGCTTTCTTGTCCGTGACAACCTGTTCCACCCGCTTCTTGCGCGGCTTGGAAGTCTCCAGCACAGCAACGAGGCCGCCGTTGGTTCCGGGCACCGCGCCGTTGATATAGAGGAGATGGCTGTCCGCATCCACCTTCACGACCTCCAGCTTGGCGGCGGTGAAGGTCTGGCAGCCCATATGCCCCGCCATGCGCTGGCCGGGTATGACCCGCCCCAGCGACCGGCGGGAGGCAATAGATCCAGGCGCGCGTTCCTTGTCAGACGAGCCGTGCGAGCCGGGCATCCCGTGGAAGCCGTGGCGCTTCATGCCGCCGGCAAAGCCGCGGCCCTTGGTAACGCCCTGAACGTCCACATAATCCCCGACGGCAAAGCGGCTGGCGGCGGTAACAGTCTGCCC includes these proteins:
- a CDS encoding 50S ribosomal protein L23 translates to MNGDIYTILKRPLQTEKSLELRDKENRYSFAVDKSATKTEIRAAVEKMFKVKVTKVHTSIVGGKIHRMGRFAGRRPDWKKAVVTLAQGQKIDTTPAA
- the rplC gene encoding 50S ribosomal protein L3; this translates as MSDLNTASNAPQAAQQTPETPAPAETAALPQQKPAPTGLRAILGEKVGMTQIFDGKGRLRAVTVVKAGPCVVANVRTPERDGYSAICLGYGETDLESLSKPVAGQFAKRGVTPARRLREFRLSDINGWETGQTVTAASRFAVGDYVDVQGVTKGRGFAGGMKRHGFHGMPGSHGSSDKERAPGSIASRRSLGRVIPGQRMAGHMGCQTFTAAKLEVVKVDADSHLLYINGAVPGTNGGLVAVLETSKPRKKRVEQVVTDKKAKKGAAKPAAKK
- the rplD gene encoding 50S ribosomal protein L4, producing METTLVNIKGEKVGSCPLSETLFGHKPDAHFLYEAVTSYLANQREGTAHAKRRSEVSGGGRKPWKQKHTGRARHGSTRSPIWRKGGVVFGPQPRSFRREFPLGKRRLALAQSLSAKFAEGGLVVVDKFDIPEPKTQELAAVLRALGAGRKPLLVTMRSSANVEKAARNLAGLSNCRPAELNAYAVLNSGKIIITRDALESLSGLWSGKEAK